A window from Elusimicrobiota bacterium encodes these proteins:
- a CDS encoding four helix bundle protein, translated as MSKIEKFEDLFVWQEAKKLVSMIYQLCQKDILKKEFGLTEQIKRSSVSVMANITEGFGRYSFKESKQFYNNARGSLAETQSHLYVIKEISKLNEPDFELVYIQSVKVNKLINGLITNIIKRTR; from the coding sequence ATGAGTAAGATTGAAAAATTTGAAGATTTATTTGTATGGCAGGAAGCAAAAAAGTTGGTTAGCATGATTTATCAGTTATGTCAGAAAGATATACTGAAAAAAGAATTTGGACTAACAGAACAAATAAAAAGGTCATCTGTTTCAGTTATGGCAAATATTACCGAAGGATTTGGTAGATATTCATTTAAGGAAAGCAAACAGTTTTACAACAATGCACGTGGTTCTTTAGCAGAAACACAAAGTCATTTATATGTAATAAAAGAAATATCAAAATTAAACGAACCGGATTTTGAATTGGTTTATATTCAAAGTGTCAAAGTGAACAAACTTATAAATGGGTTAATTACCAATATCATAAAAAGAACAAGATGA
- the gltX gene encoding glutamate--tRNA ligase, whose product MNSETRELKNSRTVVVRFAPSPTGFLHIGGLRTALYNYLFARHNNGKFLLRIEDTDKTRYVEGAVEKLLEILNWCGLEYDEEPVIQSQRLDIYKCYIDNLLERRYAYRCFCTPERLEKSRKIQIARKQTPKYDGLCRKIPQIESDKLSEEKPFTVRMKIPLEEIKFTDIIRGEIKFDGALIDDQIILKSDGYPTYHLANVVDDHLMGITHIIRGEEWLSSTPKHILLYRYFGWTAPQVAHLPLLLNPDKSKLSKRQSDVAVEDYRDKGYLPDALLNYVALLGWSTEDSQQLFERAELIQKFSLERCGKSAAIFDTQKLLWMNGEYIRKMSVAHLAKCATEFLERKGVSITDSEFFQKCIALEQKKFNTLNDILQRVDFLLNDEYNTDTDAVKKILGIQGISGLIKELKEKIIQIKVYDAQELENLFRSFADEKKIKTSIIFHAIRVATSGRLEGPSLFHYLELLGKEKVVNRIAKFLERCH is encoded by the coding sequence ATGAACTCTGAAACCCGAGAACTCAAGAACTCAAGAACTGTCGTTGTCCGATTTGCTCCATCACCGACAGGTTTTTTACATATAGGTGGATTAAGAACCGCATTGTATAATTATTTGTTTGCCCGACATAACAACGGAAAATTTTTACTACGGATTGAAGATACAGATAAAACCAGATATGTAGAAGGTGCGGTTGAAAAACTTTTAGAGATATTAAACTGGTGTGGACTTGAATATGACGAAGAGCCAGTTATTCAATCTCAGAGACTTGACATCTACAAATGCTACATTGATAATCTTCTTGAAAGAAGATATGCTTACAGATGTTTCTGTACACCAGAACGGTTAGAAAAATCAAGAAAAATACAAATTGCCAGAAAACAAACACCTAAATATGATGGTTTATGCCGAAAAATTCCACAAATAGAATCAGATAAACTTTCAGAAGAAAAACCATTCACAGTAAGAATGAAAATACCGCTGGAGGAAATAAAATTTACAGATATTATCCGTGGCGAAATAAAATTTGATGGCGCTTTGATTGACGACCAAATCATCTTGAAATCCGACGGCTATCCGACATATCATCTCGCGAATGTTGTAGACGACCATCTGATGGGTATTACGCATATTATCCGCGGTGAAGAATGGCTTTCTTCAACGCCGAAACATATCCTTTTATACAGATATTTCGGCTGGACAGCACCACAGGTTGCACATCTTCCGTTATTATTAAATCCTGATAAATCCAAATTAAGCAAACGGCAGAGTGATGTCGCAGTAGAAGATTACCGAGATAAAGGTTATCTGCCAGATGCACTTCTGAATTATGTTGCGCTTTTAGGCTGGTCAACTGAAGACAGCCAGCAACTTTTTGAGAGAGCAGAACTTATACAGAAATTTTCGCTTGAACGCTGTGGAAAATCTGCTGCTATTTTTGATACCCAAAAACTGTTATGGATGAACGGCGAGTATATCAGAAAAATGTCAGTTGCTCATTTAGCTAAATGTGCAACTGAGTTTTTAGAACGAAAAGGAGTGAGCATAACCGATTCTGAATTTTTTCAGAAATGTATCGCACTTGAACAAAAAAAGTTTAACACTTTGAATGATATTTTGCAACGCGTTGATTTCCTGCTAAATGATGAGTATAATACAGATACTGATGCAGTTAAAAAAATTTTGGGAATACAGGGTATTTCTGGTTTAATTAAAGAATTGAAAGAAAAAATTATACAGATAAAAGTTTATGATGCTCAAGAATTAGAAAATCTTTTTAGAAGTTTTGCTGATGAGAAAAAAATCAAAACATCCATTATTTTTCATGCAATTCGTGTAGCAACTTCAGGTCGGCTGGAAGGACCGAGTTTGTTTCATTATTTAGAACTTTTAGGAAAAGAAAAAGTTGTAAATAGAATAGCAAAATTTCTTGAAAGATGTCACTAA